A single Pan troglodytes isolate AG18354 chromosome 19, NHGRI_mPanTro3-v2.0_pri, whole genome shotgun sequence DNA region contains:
- the ATXN7L3 gene encoding ataxin-7-like protein 3 isoform X4, translating into MKMEEMSLSGLDNSKLEMFSPGAQAIAQEIYADLVEDSCLGFCFEVHRAVKCGYFFLDDTDPDSMKDFEIVDQPGLDIFGQVFNQWKSKECVCPNCSRSIAASRFAPHLEKCLGMGRNSSRIANRRIANSNNMNKSESDQEDNDDINDNDWSYGSEKKAKKRKSDKNPNSPRRSKSLKHKNGFSVCTSASNTLPLLFSSSGELSNSDPFKYNNSTGISYETLGPEELRSLLTTLIFLFQQCGVISEHTKKMCTRSLRCPQHTDEQRRTVRIYFLGPSAVLPEVESSLDNDSFDMTDSQALISRLQWDGSSDLSPSDSGSSKTSENQGWGLGTNSSESRKTKKKKSHLSLVGTASGLGSNKKKKPKPPAPPTPSIYDDIN; encoded by the exons atgaaaatggagGAAATGTCTTTGTCTGGCCTGGATAACAGCAAACTAGAG ATGTTCTCCCCTGGGGCCCAGGCCATCGCTCAGGAGATATACGCGGACCTGGTCGAGGATTCTTGTTTGGGATTCTGCTTTGAGGTACACCGGGCTGTCAAGTGTGGCTACTTCTTCTTGGACGACACGGACCCTGATAGCATGAAGGATTTTG AGATCGTGGACCAGCCGGGCTTGGACATCTTTGGACAGGTTTTCAACCAGTGGAAGAGCAAGGAGTGTGTTTGCCCCAATTGCAGTCGCAGCATTGCCGCCTCCCGCTTTGCTCCCCATCTGGAGAAGTGCCTGGGAATGGGTCGGAACAGCAGCCGAATCGCCAACCGCCG GATTGCCAATAGCAACAATATGAATAAGTCTGAGAGTGACCAAGAAGATAATGATGACATCAATGACAACGACTGGTCCTATGGCTCGGAGAAGAAAG CCAAGAAGAGAAAGTCAGACAAG AACCCCAATTCCCCTCGAAGATCCAAgtctttaaaacacaaaaatg GGTTCTCTGTCTGTACCTCTGCATCAAACACCCttccccttcttttttcttcttcaggggAACTTAGCAATTCGGATCCTTTTAAG TATAACAATTCAACTGGGATCAGCTATGAGACCCTGGGGCCGGAGGAGCTTCGCAGCCTGCTAACCACG CTTATATTCCTCTTCCAGCAATGTGGGGTGATTTCTGAACACACCAAGAAGATGTGCACAAG GTCCCTGCGCTGCCCACAGCACACAGATGAGCAGAGGCGAACCGTACGGATTTATTTTCTCGGGCCCTCGGC TGTCCTTCCAGAGGTCGAGAGCTCCCTGGATAATGACAGCTTTGACATGACTGACAGCCAGGCCCTGATCAGCCGGCTTCAGTGGGACGGCTCCTCTGACCTCTCACCCTCTGATTCAGGCTCCTCCAAGACGAGTGAAAATCAGGGATGGGGTCTAG GTACCAACAGCTCTGAGTCACGgaaaaccaagaaaaagaaatcccatcTGAGCCTGGTAGGGACTGCCTCCGGCCTAGGTTCCAACAAGAAGAAGAAGCCAAAGCCACCGGCACCCCCGACGCCCAGCATCTATGACGACATCAACTGA
- the ATXN7L3 gene encoding ataxin-7-like protein 3 isoform X12: protein MKMEEMSLSGLDNSKLEAIAQEIYADLVEDSCLGFCFEVHRAVKCGYFFLDDTDPDSMKDFEIVDQPGLDIFGQVFNQWKSKECVCPNCSRSIAASRFAPHLEKCLGMGRNSSRIANRRIANSNNMNKSESDQEDNDDINDNDWSYGSEKKAKKRKSDKNPNSPRRSKSLKHKNGELSNSDPFKYNNSTGISYETLGPEELRSLLTTLIFLFQQCGVISEHTKKMCTRSLRCPQHTDEQRRTVRIYFLGPSAVLPEVESSLDNDSFDMTDSQALISRLQWDGSSDLSPSDSGSSKTSENQGWGLGTNSSESRKTKKKKSHLSLVGTASGLGSNKKKKPKPPAPPTPSIYDDIN, encoded by the exons atgaaaatggagGAAATGTCTTTGTCTGGCCTGGATAACAGCAAACTAGAG GCCATCGCTCAGGAGATATACGCGGACCTGGTCGAGGATTCTTGTTTGGGATTCTGCTTTGAGGTACACCGGGCTGTCAAGTGTGGCTACTTCTTCTTGGACGACACGGACCCTGATAGCATGAAGGATTTTG AGATCGTGGACCAGCCGGGCTTGGACATCTTTGGACAGGTTTTCAACCAGTGGAAGAGCAAGGAGTGTGTTTGCCCCAATTGCAGTCGCAGCATTGCCGCCTCCCGCTTTGCTCCCCATCTGGAGAAGTGCCTGGGAATGGGTCGGAACAGCAGCCGAATCGCCAACCGCCG GATTGCCAATAGCAACAATATGAATAAGTCTGAGAGTGACCAAGAAGATAATGATGACATCAATGACAACGACTGGTCCTATGGCTCGGAGAAGAAAG CCAAGAAGAGAAAGTCAGACAAG AACCCCAATTCCCCTCGAAGATCCAAgtctttaaaacacaaaaatg gggAACTTAGCAATTCGGATCCTTTTAAG TATAACAATTCAACTGGGATCAGCTATGAGACCCTGGGGCCGGAGGAGCTTCGCAGCCTGCTAACCACG CTTATATTCCTCTTCCAGCAATGTGGGGTGATTTCTGAACACACCAAGAAGATGTGCACAAG GTCCCTGCGCTGCCCACAGCACACAGATGAGCAGAGGCGAACCGTACGGATTTATTTTCTCGGGCCCTCGGC TGTCCTTCCAGAGGTCGAGAGCTCCCTGGATAATGACAGCTTTGACATGACTGACAGCCAGGCCCTGATCAGCCGGCTTCAGTGGGACGGCTCCTCTGACCTCTCACCCTCTGATTCAGGCTCCTCCAAGACGAGTGAAAATCAGGGATGGGGTCTAG GTACCAACAGCTCTGAGTCACGgaaaaccaagaaaaagaaatcccatcTGAGCCTGGTAGGGACTGCCTCCGGCCTAGGTTCCAACAAGAAGAAGAAGCCAAAGCCACCGGCACCCCCGACGCCCAGCATCTATGACGACATCAACTGA
- the ATXN7L3 gene encoding ataxin-7-like protein 3 isoform X9 has protein sequence MKMEEMSLSGLDNSKLEMFSPGAQAIAQEIYADLVEDSCLGFCFEVHRAVKCGYFFLDDTDPDSMKDFEIVDQPGLDIFGQVFNQWKSKECVCPNCSRSIAASRFAPHLEKCLGMGRNSSRIANRRIANSNNMNKSESDQEDNDDINDNDWSYGSEKKAKKRKSDKNPNSPRRSKSLKHKNGELSNSDPFKYNNSTGISYETLGPEELRSLLTTLIFLFQQCGVISEHTKKMCTRSLRCPQHTDEQRRTVRIYFLGPSAVLPEVESSLDNDSFDMTDSQALISRLQWDGSSDLSPSDSGSSKTSENQGWGLGTNSSESRKTKKKKSHLSLVGTASGLGSNKKKKPKPPAPPTPSIYDDIN, from the exons atgaaaatggagGAAATGTCTTTGTCTGGCCTGGATAACAGCAAACTAGAG ATGTTCTCCCCTGGGGCCCAGGCCATCGCTCAGGAGATATACGCGGACCTGGTCGAGGATTCTTGTTTGGGATTCTGCTTTGAGGTACACCGGGCTGTCAAGTGTGGCTACTTCTTCTTGGACGACACGGACCCTGATAGCATGAAGGATTTTG AGATCGTGGACCAGCCGGGCTTGGACATCTTTGGACAGGTTTTCAACCAGTGGAAGAGCAAGGAGTGTGTTTGCCCCAATTGCAGTCGCAGCATTGCCGCCTCCCGCTTTGCTCCCCATCTGGAGAAGTGCCTGGGAATGGGTCGGAACAGCAGCCGAATCGCCAACCGCCG GATTGCCAATAGCAACAATATGAATAAGTCTGAGAGTGACCAAGAAGATAATGATGACATCAATGACAACGACTGGTCCTATGGCTCGGAGAAGAAAG CCAAGAAGAGAAAGTCAGACAAG AACCCCAATTCCCCTCGAAGATCCAAgtctttaaaacacaaaaatg gggAACTTAGCAATTCGGATCCTTTTAAG TATAACAATTCAACTGGGATCAGCTATGAGACCCTGGGGCCGGAGGAGCTTCGCAGCCTGCTAACCACG CTTATATTCCTCTTCCAGCAATGTGGGGTGATTTCTGAACACACCAAGAAGATGTGCACAAG GTCCCTGCGCTGCCCACAGCACACAGATGAGCAGAGGCGAACCGTACGGATTTATTTTCTCGGGCCCTCGGC TGTCCTTCCAGAGGTCGAGAGCTCCCTGGATAATGACAGCTTTGACATGACTGACAGCCAGGCCCTGATCAGCCGGCTTCAGTGGGACGGCTCCTCTGACCTCTCACCCTCTGATTCAGGCTCCTCCAAGACGAGTGAAAATCAGGGATGGGGTCTAG GTACCAACAGCTCTGAGTCACGgaaaaccaagaaaaagaaatcccatcTGAGCCTGGTAGGGACTGCCTCCGGCCTAGGTTCCAACAAGAAGAAGAAGCCAAAGCCACCGGCACCCCCGACGCCCAGCATCTATGACGACATCAACTGA
- the ATXN7L3 gene encoding ataxin-7-like protein 3 isoform X5 yields the protein MKMEEMSLSGLDNSKLEMFSPGAQAIAQEIYADLVEDSCLGFCFEVHRAVKCGYFFLDDTDPDSMKDFEIVDQPGLDIFGQVFNQWKSKECVCPNCSRSIAASRFAPHLEKCLGMGRNSSRIANRRIANSNNMNKSESDQEDNDDINDNDWSYGSEKKAKKRKSDKNPNSPRRSKSLKHKNGFSVCTSASNTLPLLFSSSGELSNSDPFKYNNSTGISYETLGPEELRSLLTTQCGVISEHTKKMCTRSLRCPQHTDEQRRTVRIYFLGPSAVLPEVESSLDNDSFDMTDSQALISRLQWDGSSDLSPSDSGSSKTSENQGWGLGTNSSESRKTKKKKSHLSLVGTASGLGSNKKKKPKPPAPPTPSIYDDIN from the exons atgaaaatggagGAAATGTCTTTGTCTGGCCTGGATAACAGCAAACTAGAG ATGTTCTCCCCTGGGGCCCAGGCCATCGCTCAGGAGATATACGCGGACCTGGTCGAGGATTCTTGTTTGGGATTCTGCTTTGAGGTACACCGGGCTGTCAAGTGTGGCTACTTCTTCTTGGACGACACGGACCCTGATAGCATGAAGGATTTTG AGATCGTGGACCAGCCGGGCTTGGACATCTTTGGACAGGTTTTCAACCAGTGGAAGAGCAAGGAGTGTGTTTGCCCCAATTGCAGTCGCAGCATTGCCGCCTCCCGCTTTGCTCCCCATCTGGAGAAGTGCCTGGGAATGGGTCGGAACAGCAGCCGAATCGCCAACCGCCG GATTGCCAATAGCAACAATATGAATAAGTCTGAGAGTGACCAAGAAGATAATGATGACATCAATGACAACGACTGGTCCTATGGCTCGGAGAAGAAAG CCAAGAAGAGAAAGTCAGACAAG AACCCCAATTCCCCTCGAAGATCCAAgtctttaaaacacaaaaatg GGTTCTCTGTCTGTACCTCTGCATCAAACACCCttccccttcttttttcttcttcaggggAACTTAGCAATTCGGATCCTTTTAAG TATAACAATTCAACTGGGATCAGCTATGAGACCCTGGGGCCGGAGGAGCTTCGCAGCCTGCTAACCACG CAATGTGGGGTGATTTCTGAACACACCAAGAAGATGTGCACAAG GTCCCTGCGCTGCCCACAGCACACAGATGAGCAGAGGCGAACCGTACGGATTTATTTTCTCGGGCCCTCGGC TGTCCTTCCAGAGGTCGAGAGCTCCCTGGATAATGACAGCTTTGACATGACTGACAGCCAGGCCCTGATCAGCCGGCTTCAGTGGGACGGCTCCTCTGACCTCTCACCCTCTGATTCAGGCTCCTCCAAGACGAGTGAAAATCAGGGATGGGGTCTAG GTACCAACAGCTCTGAGTCACGgaaaaccaagaaaaagaaatcccatcTGAGCCTGGTAGGGACTGCCTCCGGCCTAGGTTCCAACAAGAAGAAGAAGCCAAAGCCACCGGCACCCCCGACGCCCAGCATCTATGACGACATCAACTGA